A DNA window from Cobetia marina contains the following coding sequences:
- a CDS encoding UDP-glucose dehydrogenase family protein has product MKITVFGTGYVGLVTGTCLADVGHDVICMDVDAAKIERLKQGEIPIFEPGLESMVTRNVEAGRLNFTTDAREAVAHGVLQFIAVGTPPDEDGSADLKYVLAVAGTIGEHMDDYKVIIDKSTVPVGTADRVHARVAEVLKHRGVSVAFDVCSNPEFLKEGAALEDFTRGARIVVGTDSEAVRERMRECYAPYNRNHEKLMFMDVRAAELTKYAANAMLATKISFMNEISNLAERLGADIEEVRRGIGSDPRIGYHFIYPGCGYGGSCFPKDVQALARTASQVGYEAELLTAVESVNKRQKVTLFEKLSRAFDGDLAGKTIAVWGLAFKPNTDDMRDAPSRTLMEALWAAGAKVQAYDPEAMKECRRIYGERDDLVLVADRIQAVKGADALAVCTEWKEFRTLDAGWLKTQLAFPVVVDGRNLFEPSAMKSAGLMYYAVGRGDSMHQAPEAS; this is encoded by the coding sequence ATGAAAATCACTGTCTTCGGAACAGGTTACGTAGGTCTGGTCACCGGCACCTGTCTAGCGGATGTTGGCCATGACGTGATCTGCATGGACGTGGACGCCGCCAAGATCGAGCGCCTCAAGCAGGGTGAGATCCCCATCTTCGAGCCGGGGCTCGAGAGCATGGTGACGCGCAACGTGGAGGCGGGACGTCTCAACTTCACCACCGACGCCCGCGAGGCCGTCGCGCACGGCGTGCTGCAGTTCATTGCCGTGGGCACGCCGCCGGATGAAGACGGCAGTGCCGATCTCAAGTACGTGCTGGCCGTGGCGGGCACCATCGGTGAGCACATGGATGACTACAAGGTCATCATCGACAAGTCCACCGTGCCGGTGGGCACTGCGGATCGCGTGCATGCCCGCGTGGCAGAGGTGCTCAAGCACCGCGGCGTGAGTGTTGCGTTCGATGTCTGCTCCAACCCGGAATTCCTCAAGGAGGGCGCGGCGCTGGAGGACTTCACGCGCGGTGCCCGCATCGTGGTCGGCACCGATTCCGAGGCGGTGCGCGAGCGCATGCGCGAATGCTATGCCCCCTACAATCGCAACCATGAAAAGCTGATGTTCATGGATGTGCGCGCCGCCGAGCTGACCAAGTACGCCGCCAACGCGATGCTGGCCACCAAGATCAGCTTCATGAACGAGATCTCCAACCTGGCCGAGCGCCTGGGCGCGGATATCGAGGAAGTGCGTCGCGGGATCGGCAGTGATCCGCGCATCGGTTACCACTTCATCTACCCGGGCTGTGGCTACGGTGGCTCCTGCTTCCCGAAGGATGTCCAGGCGCTGGCGCGTACCGCCAGTCAGGTAGGCTATGAGGCCGAGCTGCTCACCGCGGTGGAATCCGTCAACAAGCGCCAGAAGGTCACGCTGTTCGAGAAGCTGTCACGTGCCTTCGATGGGGATCTCGCCGGCAAGACGATTGCCGTCTGGGGGCTGGCCTTCAAGCCGAACACCGATGACATGCGCGACGCGCCGAGCCGCACGCTGATGGAAGCGCTATGGGCGGCGGGTGCCAAGGTGCAGGCCTATGACCCGGAAGCGATGAAGGAATGCCGTCGTATCTACGGTGAGCGCGATGACCTGGTGCTGGTGGCGGATCGCATCCAGGCGGTCAAGGGCGCGGATGCGCTGGCGGTGTGCACCGAATGGAAGGAATTCCGCACGCTGGATGCCGGCTGGCTCAAGACCCAGCTGGCCTTCCCAGTGGTGGTGGATGGCCGCAACCTCTTCGAGCCGTCCGCCATGAAGTCTGCCGGCCTGATGTATTACGCGGTCGGCCGTGGCGATTCCATGCATCAAGCCCCGGAGGCCTCGTGA
- a CDS encoding glycosyltransferase family 4 protein: MSAGLARSEKLAAIAIRQVEKSTGASRNAFEQADALTALGYRVVILAERGKPELAREHGAELVRLWRWPFKGAYRRFWFNRRVQAWARRHTPDLLVSHGDCESLDTVYLHNCVHLASQCIHGRDLPENHEVAAIHDHVLNGGKFRQVAVNSRMMGDDLVERYAISPDKIEISYPGYDPVQFTPERARAGREAQREALGVSGEEQLIGLVTSGNFTKRNVAGFVAMAALMEQASPGRYRFLVVGKDDAAPYQQQAQVAGVAERMIWRSTIAEVETLYGALDLFVLPAHIEEFGRVALEAMACGTPVLLNARVGSAELLDDHPSLVMAAQSSPMQWAERCTHLLESDSDALSRTLAALATGYSHQAQNLKLKASFETLMAGR, from the coding sequence GTGAGCGCGGGTCTCGCGAGGTCAGAAAAGCTGGCCGCGATTGCCATTCGTCAGGTCGAGAAGAGCACCGGTGCCAGTCGCAACGCCTTCGAGCAGGCGGACGCCCTGACCGCGCTGGGGTATCGCGTGGTGATTCTCGCCGAACGTGGCAAGCCTGAGCTGGCGCGGGAGCATGGCGCGGAGCTGGTGCGTCTGTGGCGCTGGCCGTTCAAGGGGGCCTATCGGCGCTTCTGGTTCAATCGTCGGGTTCAGGCATGGGCCCGTCGCCACACGCCGGACCTGCTGGTCAGCCATGGGGATTGCGAGAGCCTGGATACCGTCTATCTGCACAACTGCGTGCATCTGGCGTCACAGTGCATCCATGGCCGTGATCTGCCTGAGAATCATGAAGTGGCCGCGATCCATGATCACGTGCTCAACGGTGGCAAGTTCCGTCAGGTGGCGGTCAATTCGCGCATGATGGGCGATGATCTCGTCGAGCGCTACGCGATCTCGCCGGACAAGATCGAGATCAGCTACCCGGGCTATGACCCGGTGCAGTTCACGCCCGAGCGTGCACGTGCCGGCCGTGAAGCCCAGCGTGAGGCGCTTGGCGTCAGTGGGGAAGAGCAGTTGATCGGGCTGGTGACCTCAGGGAACTTCACCAAGCGCAATGTGGCCGGATTCGTCGCCATGGCCGCGCTGATGGAGCAGGCCAGCCCCGGACGCTATCGCTTTCTGGTGGTGGGCAAGGATGATGCCGCGCCCTACCAGCAGCAGGCACAGGTGGCCGGTGTGGCTGAGCGCATGATCTGGCGTTCGACCATCGCCGAGGTCGAAACGCTCTATGGCGCGCTGGACCTGTTCGTTCTGCCGGCACATATCGAGGAATTCGGACGTGTCGCGCTGGAAGCCATGGCCTGTGGTACCCCGGTATTGCTCAACGCGCGTGTCGGCTCGGCCGAGTTGCTCGACGATCACCCCTCGCTGGTGATGGCCGCGCAATCCAGCCCGATGCAGTGGGCCGAGCGCTGTACCCATCTGCTGGAGAGCGACTCCGATGCGCTGAGCAGAACCCTGGCCGCACTTGCCACGGGCTACTCCCATCAGGCCCAGAACCTCAAGCTCAAGGCCAGTTTCGAGACATTGATGGCGGGGCGCTGA
- a CDS encoding DUF2489 domain-containing protein, with protein MSLSTSIILIVIALIIIAGLTAYALKLRREVRKREALRAEELTRARANCLESLEAIARAMQAGQVDLVEGGLRCKVLIEILDTSLAEDDVLGAFGTLHGRVSHLHTHSARKALSPRERLAEDKERIAVEEEMAKPLQQAAQCVLESMPVWYREYLGRERPVAPTDLGQAL; from the coding sequence ATGTCCCTGAGTACCAGCATCATTCTGATCGTCATTGCACTCATCATCATCGCCGGTCTGACGGCCTATGCGCTCAAGTTGCGCCGTGAGGTGAGGAAGCGCGAGGCGTTGCGTGCAGAGGAGTTGACGCGTGCACGCGCCAATTGCCTGGAGAGTCTTGAAGCGATTGCCCGTGCCATGCAGGCCGGCCAGGTGGACCTCGTGGAAGGGGGGCTGCGCTGCAAGGTGTTGATCGAGATACTGGATACCTCGCTGGCAGAGGATGACGTCCTGGGGGCCTTTGGCACCCTGCACGGGCGAGTGTCCCACCTGCATACCCACTCGGCACGAAAGGCACTGAGCCCGCGTGAGCGGCTGGCAGAGGACAAGGAGCGCATCGCCGTCGAGGAAGAGATGGCCAAGCCTCTTCAGCAGGCAGCGCAATGCGTGCTGGAAAGCATGCCGGTGTGGTATCGCGAGTACCTGGGACGTGAACGGCCCGTGGCACCGACGGATCTGGGTCAGGCGCTATAG
- a CDS encoding amidohydrolase yields MNNTLPLLGTELIELRHALHRAPELSGQEEATSALIAGWMEEAGAEVVTGLGGHGLAAIFRGAAPGPRVMLRCELDALPIDEVPRGDWSSCHQHVGHLCGHDGHMTWLLGVAQRLARRPVARGEVVLLFQPAEETGEGARAVVRTKAFETIKPDFLYACHNLPGRPLGEVSVRDDAFTCASRGMIVRLSGLCAHAAHPENGRSPAMAMCRIMQGLSRLPLQFADETGLAMVTLVHARLGEVAFGTAPGDAEVMATLRTESNDMMKALAEAAVSLARSEAEEDHLGIEVDWCDAFEATWNSAEANAVIRRVAAQVGQPCHELDQAHRWSEDFGVLGRECHAAMFTLGAGEALPGLHHPRYDFPDDLIMPGVALFEGLVRHHLNGA; encoded by the coding sequence ATGAACAATACGCTCCCGCTGCTGGGAACTGAACTGATCGAGCTGCGTCATGCGCTGCATCGGGCACCGGAGCTGTCCGGGCAGGAGGAAGCTACCTCGGCCCTGATCGCCGGCTGGATGGAAGAGGCAGGCGCCGAGGTGGTCACGGGATTGGGGGGGCATGGTCTGGCGGCCATCTTCCGCGGCGCCGCGCCCGGCCCGCGGGTCATGTTGCGCTGTGAGCTCGATGCGTTGCCCATCGATGAGGTGCCACGGGGAGACTGGTCATCCTGTCACCAGCATGTCGGCCATCTCTGTGGTCACGATGGGCACATGACGTGGCTGCTGGGAGTGGCGCAGCGCCTGGCCAGGCGCCCGGTAGCCAGGGGCGAGGTGGTATTGCTGTTCCAGCCCGCCGAGGAGACGGGAGAGGGTGCGCGTGCGGTGGTACGCACCAAGGCCTTCGAGACCATCAAGCCGGATTTCCTCTATGCCTGCCACAATCTGCCGGGGCGGCCGCTGGGAGAGGTCAGCGTCCGTGATGACGCCTTCACCTGTGCCTCGCGGGGCATGATCGTGCGGCTTTCCGGACTGTGCGCCCACGCAGCCCATCCCGAGAATGGGCGCAGTCCCGCCATGGCCATGTGTCGCATCATGCAGGGACTCTCTCGTCTGCCGCTGCAGTTCGCGGACGAGACGGGGCTTGCCATGGTCACTCTGGTGCACGCGCGGCTGGGGGAGGTCGCCTTCGGCACCGCGCCGGGGGATGCCGAGGTGATGGCGACCCTGCGCACGGAAAGCAACGACATGATGAAGGCCCTCGCCGAGGCGGCGGTCTCATTGGCCCGCAGTGAGGCGGAAGAGGACCATCTCGGCATCGAGGTGGACTGGTGCGATGCCTTTGAGGCGACCTGGAATTCAGCTGAGGCGAACGCGGTGATTCGTCGCGTGGCGGCGCAGGTGGGGCAGCCCTGTCATGAGCTGGATCAGGCACATCGCTGGTCGGAAGATTTCGGAGTGCTGGGGCGAGAATGCCATGCCGCCATGTTCACGCTGGGGGCCGGTGAAGCGCTCCCGGGACTCCATCATCCCCGCTATGATTTCCCGGATGACCTGATCATGCCGGGTGTCGCGCTCTTCGAGGGACTGGTGCGTCACCACCTGAACGGTGCATGA
- a CDS encoding OmpA family protein, giving the protein MKRSTTGLVLGSALVVGLSGCASSASQSSSAEKPWYSQPFVCGLAGGLIGGGIGYGVSGDSDEDTGASLGAVGGATAGALLCADDAPKSMDDDGDGVPNDRDECPGTPAGVAVDAKGCPLDTDGDGVADYKDQCPGTPAGVTVDAKGCPLDSDGDGVPDYQDQCPNTPAGAKVNALGCVADLVLRDVNFEFDSAKLTSGAEQVLNGVAAKLVSNENVRVRIEGHTDSVGSDSYNKQLSQKRADSVKAYLASEGVGSNRMETMGYGEEQPVASNDTAAGRAENRRVELAEVK; this is encoded by the coding sequence ATGAAAAGATCTACGACTGGCCTGGTTCTGGGGTCTGCATTGGTTGTTGGCCTGTCTGGCTGTGCAAGCTCTGCTTCCCAGTCCTCATCCGCTGAGAAGCCGTGGTACAGCCAGCCGTTCGTCTGCGGTCTGGCCGGTGGCCTGATCGGTGGGGGGATTGGTTACGGCGTCTCTGGCGACAGCGACGAAGACACCGGCGCTTCTCTGGGTGCCGTGGGCGGCGCGACTGCCGGTGCACTGCTGTGTGCTGACGACGCTCCGAAGTCCATGGACGACGACGGCGATGGCGTGCCGAACGATCGTGACGAATGCCCGGGTACTCCGGCAGGCGTCGCAGTCGATGCGAAAGGCTGCCCGCTGGACACCGACGGTGACGGCGTTGCTGACTACAAGGACCAGTGCCCGGGTACCCCGGCCGGCGTCACTGTTGACGCGAAAGGCTGCCCGCTGGATTCCGATGGTGACGGCGTGCCGGACTACCAGGACCAGTGCCCGAACACTCCGGCAGGTGCCAAGGTCAACGCCCTGGGCTGTGTCGCTGACCTCGTGCTGCGCGACGTGAACTTCGAGTTCGACTCCGCCAAGCTGACCTCCGGCGCTGAGCAAGTGCTGAACGGTGTGGCTGCCAAGCTGGTGTCCAACGAGAACGTTCGTGTCCGTATCGAAGGTCACACTGATTCCGTGGGTTCTGACTCCTACAACAAGCAGCTCTCCCAGAAGCGTGCTGACTCCGTCAAGGCGTATCTGGCCTCTGAAGGTGTCGGTTCCAACCGCATGGAAACCATGGGTTACGGTGAAGAGCAGCCGGTTGCCAGCAACGACACCGCTGCAGGTCGTGCTGAAAACCGTCGCGTCGAGCTTGCTGAAGTCAAGTAA
- the thrS gene encoding threonine--tRNA ligase, whose translation MPIVTLPDGSQRTFDTPISVMQLAESIGPGLAKACVAGKINGVEVDAADMITEDADVAILTARDAEGLDVIRHSCAHLIGHAVKQLYPDAKMAIGPVIDDGFYYDIDFGRSVTPEDLESIEKRMKQLIDSEYDVVREYVSRDEAMAAFEKREEPYKQEIIEGIGEGDTIRLYHHEEYTDMCRGPHVPNTRHLKHFQLLKLAGAYWRGDSTKPMLTRIYGTAWPDKKQLKAYLKRLEEAEKRDHRKLAKKLDLFHMQEEAPGMVFWHPNGWTMYQVLEQYMRRIQRANGYQEIKTPQVVDLSLWKKSGHWGHYNELMFTTESEKREYAVKPMNCPCHVQVFNQGLKSYRDLPLRLAEFGSCHRNEPSGSLHGLMRVRGFTQDDAHIFCTDDQVQSEAEDFIRLTLEVYRQFGFEDVELKLSTRPESFIGEPEAWDKAEAGLQAALDATGLPWELQPGEGAFYGPKIEFSLRDCLNRVWQCGTLQLDFNLPERLSAQFVDESGERRTPVMLHRAILGSFERFLGILIEHHAGAMPFWLAPEQIVVMNITDSQAEYAKDLVSRLEKHDIRVKADLRNEKIGFKIREHTLQKVPYLIVVGDKEVEADAVAVRTRSGEDLGTMKVSEFMERLKEEQV comes from the coding sequence ATGCCTATCGTTACCCTGCCTGACGGCAGCCAGCGTACCTTCGATACTCCGATTTCCGTGATGCAGCTGGCCGAATCCATCGGTCCCGGCCTTGCCAAGGCGTGTGTCGCCGGCAAGATCAACGGCGTCGAAGTCGATGCCGCCGACATGATCACCGAAGATGCTGACGTCGCCATTCTCACGGCCCGTGATGCCGAAGGCCTGGACGTGATCCGTCACTCCTGCGCCCACTTGATTGGTCATGCCGTCAAGCAGCTCTATCCGGATGCCAAGATGGCCATCGGTCCGGTCATCGATGACGGTTTCTATTACGACATCGATTTCGGTCGCTCCGTGACGCCGGAAGACCTCGAGTCCATCGAGAAGCGCATGAAGCAGCTGATCGACAGCGAGTACGACGTGGTCCGCGAGTACGTCTCGCGTGACGAGGCCATGGCCGCTTTCGAGAAGCGTGAAGAGCCGTACAAGCAGGAAATCATCGAAGGCATCGGTGAGGGCGATACCATCCGCCTGTATCACCATGAAGAATACACCGACATGTGCCGTGGCCCGCACGTGCCGAACACGCGTCACCTGAAGCACTTCCAGCTGCTCAAGCTGGCAGGTGCCTACTGGCGTGGTGATTCCACCAAGCCGATGCTGACGCGTATCTATGGCACCGCCTGGCCGGACAAGAAGCAGCTCAAGGCCTACCTCAAGCGTCTCGAGGAAGCCGAGAAGCGCGACCACCGCAAGCTGGCCAAGAAGCTGGATCTCTTCCACATGCAGGAAGAGGCACCGGGCATGGTGTTCTGGCACCCGAATGGCTGGACCATGTATCAGGTGCTCGAGCAGTACATGCGCCGCATCCAGCGAGCCAACGGCTATCAGGAGATCAAGACGCCTCAGGTCGTCGATCTTTCGCTCTGGAAGAAGTCCGGGCACTGGGGTCATTACAACGAGCTGATGTTCACCACCGAGTCCGAGAAGCGTGAGTACGCTGTCAAGCCGATGAACTGCCCGTGCCACGTCCAGGTCTTCAATCAGGGGCTCAAGAGCTACCGCGACCTGCCGCTGCGTCTGGCCGAGTTCGGCTCCTGTCATCGCAACGAGCCTTCAGGCTCTCTGCACGGCCTGATGCGTGTGCGTGGTTTCACTCAGGACGATGCTCACATCTTCTGTACCGATGATCAGGTGCAGTCCGAGGCGGAAGACTTCATCCGACTGACGCTGGAAGTCTATCGTCAGTTCGGCTTCGAGGATGTCGAGCTCAAGCTCTCGACACGCCCCGAGTCGTTCATCGGTGAGCCGGAAGCCTGGGACAAGGCCGAGGCTGGCCTGCAGGCGGCACTGGATGCGACCGGCCTGCCGTGGGAGCTTCAGCCGGGCGAAGGCGCCTTCTATGGACCAAAGATTGAATTCTCCCTGCGAGATTGCCTGAATCGTGTCTGGCAATGTGGTACGCTACAGCTCGACTTCAATCTGCCTGAGCGTCTCAGTGCCCAGTTCGTCGATGAAAGCGGTGAGCGTCGCACTCCGGTCATGTTGCACCGTGCGATTCTCGGCTCCTTCGAGCGCTTCCTCGGCATACTGATCGAGCACCACGCTGGCGCGATGCCTTTCTGGCTCGCCCCGGAGCAGATTGTCGTGATGAACATCACGGATTCCCAGGCAGAATATGCCAAGGATCTGGTCTCTCGCCTCGAGAAACATGACATCCGTGTCAAAGCAGACTTGAGGAACGAGAAGATCGGCTTTAAAATCCGTGAGCATACTCTGCAGAAGGTTCCTTACCTCATCGTCGTCGGCGACAAGGAAGTGGAAGCTGATGCAGTAGCTGTCAGAACCCGTTCCGGTGAAGACCTCGGCACCATGAAAGTTTCAGAATTCATGGAACGCCTGAAGGAAGAACAGGTCTGA
- the infC gene encoding translation initiation factor IF-3, whose translation MDADGEQVGVVPTKEALTKAEEAGLDLVQISNADPIVCKIMDYGKFLFDEKKQKNLQKKKQKQIQVKEVKFRPGTDEGDYQVKLRNLTRFIEGGDKGKVTLRFRGREMAHQDIGRKLMERIAGDLGELVTVESFPKMEGRQMIMILAPKKK comes from the coding sequence ATCGACGCAGATGGAGAGCAGGTCGGCGTAGTGCCGACGAAGGAAGCGCTCACCAAGGCCGAAGAGGCAGGGCTCGACCTCGTCCAGATTTCCAATGCCGATCCCATCGTCTGCAAGATCATGGATTACGGCAAGTTTCTTTTCGATGAGAAGAAACAGAAGAATCTTCAGAAGAAGAAGCAGAAGCAAATCCAGGTCAAGGAAGTCAAATTCCGTCCTGGTACCGATGAAGGCGATTATCAGGTCAAGCTGCGTAACCTGACTCGCTTCATCGAAGGCGGAGACAAGGGCAAGGTTACCTTGCGCTTCCGTGGTCGTGAAATGGCGCATCAGGACATCGGCCGCAAGCTGATGGAACGTATCGCCGGCGACCTCGGTGAACTCGTGACCGTCGAGTCCTTCCCGAAGATGGAAGGCCGTCAGATGATCATGATTCTCGCGCCGAAAAAGAAGTGA
- the rpmI gene encoding 50S ribosomal protein L35, whose protein sequence is MPKIKTNRGAAKRFKKTANGFKHKQSFRSHILTKKSTKRKRQLRGMKQVHAADKALIQRMLPNL, encoded by the coding sequence ATGCCGAAGATCAAGACTAACCGCGGCGCTGCCAAGCGCTTCAAGAAGACTGCCAACGGCTTCAAGCACAAGCAGTCCTTCCGTAGCCACATCCTGACCAAGAAGTCGACCAAGCGTAAGCGTCAGCTGCGTGGCATGAAGCAGGTTCACGCTGCAGACAAGGCGCTGATCCAGCGCATGCTGCCGAACCTGTAA
- the rplT gene encoding 50S ribosomal protein L20, translated as MSRVKRGVVARRRHKKIMKQAKGYYGARSRVFRVAKQAVIKAGQYAYRDRRVRKRQFRALWIARINAAARINGMSYSRFIAGLKKANIEIDRKVLADIAVHEKAAFAAIVEKAKAAQ; from the coding sequence ATGTCCCGCGTCAAGCGTGGCGTCGTCGCACGTCGCCGTCACAAGAAGATCATGAAGCAGGCCAAGGGTTACTACGGAGCGCGTTCACGCGTCTTCCGCGTAGCCAAGCAGGCTGTCATCAAGGCCGGCCAGTACGCTTACCGTGACCGTCGTGTCCGCAAGCGTCAGTTCCGTGCCCTGTGGATCGCGCGTATCAACGCTGCGGCCCGCATCAATGGCATGTCTTACAGCCGCTTCATCGCTGGCCTGAAGAAGGCCAATATCGAGATCGACCGCAAGGTCCTCGCCGATATCGCGGTTCACGAAAAAGCTGCCTTTGCTGCCATCGTCGAGAAGGCCAAGGCTGCTCAGTAA